ATATCCCGTTTATTATGTGCGGATCGAACTGCGGAGCAATCATGCCCAAGGCACGGTAGTTTTTGATAATGTCTCATACATTGGTGTAGATCAACAGGCCAGCAGTACGGAGGCGGGCTTCGGCACGATAGGGCTGCTCGCTTTCAACTGGGTCCGCGGCGGCAAAACAGACGAGATGCTTGCCAAACGTGCTAGAGACGGACTTGATTTTTATTTAAATAGTAGAGTCACTGCAATCGATAATATTGCTAATGCAAGTAAGTTAATGCCCGGTCAGGCTAACAGTGGGGCAGCTTATGTTCCATACAGCGTAAGTGGTGCTACTACAGGTGCAGATTATCCAACGACAGCCTTTGGTCTGCATAACTTGGCTACGGCTATCGAGTATGGAGACGACTTGTTTACGCCACAGCAAATGGAGGACGCCAAGGAGAAAGCTTTGTCAATGTGGAATTGGCTCACTCGGGTAAGCCAATTCAATACACAGCAGTCTATGAACCAATCACTTGTCGCTTTGTTAGGTGGGATTCAGATGGCGAACCTGGTTCAAGATGATGCGTTGAAAAGAGAAATTCGCGATTATTATGCGGCAGGCATCGACGGCACAAATCTCCCGATAGTGTCTGGTGGCATGCGCAAGGCCGCGCGGCAAAATATCGATGGTTATGATATTTTTTACGAAGTTAATGGATTTGACGTGAGTTATGCGGGCGTTTCGTTAAGCGACTTAGCCGGTATTATGCAGGCTCTTCCCGATCAGGATGCTGGTTATGGTGATGTGAAGGAACTGCTATATCAGGATGGCTTGGAAATGGCGAACTATTTCAACATTCGCATGTCTGCGGATGGGTGGATTTTTGCGGGATCACGGCATAACGAGGGCGGCAGCTCAGCTTATAATATGGGGAACTTTTCAGGGCTTTCGTACTGGGGTCATGCACTGCAAGCGGATCTCGGTCGTTTTTTGATCAAATCGTTCGGCTCTCCTGTAATGTCATACGGGGATACAGCCAATTTGGGACATCTAGCGGTACATGGTCCGCTGCAAATGTACGAAACAATCAAGCGATATCCGTGGGATCGTACTCAGCAGCAGAAGCTGGAAGATAGCAGCATGCGCAAAGGAGAGGTATCGATTTATTTTAAAGCCGATTCCAAGCAGCCGCTTAATATTTCTGTATCCGGCACCGATTTCATGGAGAGCCTGCACGATACCGGAAAGGATGATCCCGATAAACCAGGCTTCCCAAAAATCGATCGGGTGAACGGTTGGTATGCAAAAGGGGCTGACGGAAACTGGAAATACGATGATATCAAACAGCTTACAGTGAGTCACGAGCTTCCTTCTTATTATGTACACCAAGATGAAGGTACGACAGCGAATGGAGTTAATTTGACGAAGCAATATTACATCACCGACGGCAAATCGTTATATAATCTTTTAGCGGTCCGGTTCGGATCTGCTCAAAGCTATTTATCACTTGGTGAACTGATCGGCTTGCCATATATGTCTGTACCAAATCGGGTGTATATTCCGGGGGAGAATGAGCTTGATCGGATTCGTATTAATGGTCTTTACGGCACGGACGGTACGCCACTGCTCGATTTAGCTCAGGATAGCGGTTCTGTATCAGCACCTGCTTTTGTGGCGGGGACGGCCAGAATTACCGGATTCCCGATGTTGAAGGCGGAGAATGCACCCGCTGGAGGAGCAGCCAAGCCGACATGGTTATCCACTGCAGATGAGGGGGCGCTAAGCACAGGATTTGTTACTACACCCGGAAAAATTATGGACGATTTGTATTCAAAAGCGTTATGGGATCCAACGAATGTTCGTTCTTCCGCGAACAACGGAAATATCGTTCAGTTCGCCAACAGCGATAAGATTACTGTTCAAGTAACGGACAGTACACTTCCTGTATCCTATAAAGAAGGAGACTGGGTCTACTTCGTTAGTAAAATCGAGCCTAATGCAGAGGCGTCCGGCTTTACAGTCAAATCAGTTGCGAAGTATACAGGACGAACGGACGTACTTCGTGTATTGATGATTGAAGATGAAGGGATGCAACTGGTGTTGTATGACGGGCACTCCCTGTTTATTGATAAAGCGGGGAAAGCAGCTTTAATTGATGGTCATCTCGTTCATGGATCAGGTTTGTCTTTGCTTAGGGGACAACTAGACCGTTCATTAGGAGACGATCCAGAACAATTTCCATATATATTAGATTTGAACGGGGACGGCCAAATTGATGCTGATGATTTGGAATTAATGTCAGTGAATCAACTTCAGACAGAGTAGTATCAAAAAAAGGAAGAAGTCGCGAGGACTTCTTCCTTATTTAAATTATTTAAGCTTATATACACGAGCTTCATAAGGACGAAGCTGAATTGTGTTTAGTTCTTCTTCTGGATTTATTTCGTAGTTGGCAATAAGCAATTCCTTCGCTTGGAATTTCACAGTAGAAGGAAGTTCGAAAGTCGTAGGCTCTCCGAAGAAATTCAATACAACCAGTAGCTGTTCTTCTCCAAGAGTACGTAGATAAGCGTATACCTGCTCATTCTCCTCGGCCAAGATTGTATAGTTTCCGTATACGATAATCTCATGCTGCTTACGCAGTTCAATTAGCTTCTTATAGTAGTGGAAAATAGAATCGGGATCAGCCAGTGCCTTCTCTACGTTGATATCTTTGTAGTTAGGGTTCACAGCCAACCACGGATTGCCGGTAGTGAAGCCTGCCTGCGGTTCCGAGTTCCATTGCATCGGCGTACGGCCATTGTCCCGACCTTTGATGTAAATGGAATTCATGATTTTTTCTTCCGAGTGTCCGGCAGCCAAGTATTCCTTATACATATTTACAATTTCAATATCCTTGTAGTCATCGATGGAAGCAAATTGAACATTTGTCATGCCGATTTCTTCACCTTGATAGATGTAAGGTGTACCTTGGAGCGTGTGAAGCAGTGTTGCTAGCATTTTGCCAGACTCTTTCGGGAACAGCTTATCATCACCAAAGCGGGATAGCATACGTGGCTGATCATGGTTGTTCATATACAAGCTGTTCCAACCCTTACCGTCGAGTGCGACTTGCCACTTGGAAATAATGGACTTAATGTCCGCCAGCTTCCAAGGCTGTACATTCCATTTACCTCCAGGACCGGAATCGACGTCCATGAGCTCGAAATGGAATACCATGTTCAGCTCGTTACGATCCTCGGAAACATACAGTGAAGCTTCTTCTGGAGTGACATTAACGGCTTCACCCACGGTCATGATATCGTACTTGGATAGCACCTCACGGTTCATTTCCTGCATATACTCATGTACGCGTGGACCGTTAACGAAATAGTCTCCACCGAAGTGGTACGTAGGCTGTTCTCCGTTACTTTCCCCAGAAACGCTAGGTAATTCCGGTACTTTGGAGATCAGGTTGATTACGTCCATGCGGAAGCCGTCAATTCCTTTATCCAGCCACCAGGTCATCATATCGTAGATTTCCTTGCGCAGCTTTGGATTTTCCCAATTTAGGTCCGGTTGTTTTCGTGAGAAGAGATGGAGGTAATATTCTTCTGACTTCTCATCGTATTCCCAAGCCGACCCACTGAAGAAGGAGCCCCAGTCGTTAGGCGGTTGTCCATCTTTTCCAGGACGCCAGATATAATAATCGCGATAAGGGTTATCCTGCGATTTGCGGGATTCCACGAACCAGGCGTGCTCATCTGAGGAATGGTTAACTACGAGATCCATAATCAGCTTCATACCGCGGCTGTGAAGTCCAGCTAACAGTTCCTCCCAATCGGAGAGTGTTCCGAAATCATCCATAATACTTTGATAATTACTGATATCATAACCGTTATCATCATTTGGCGACTGGTACACTGGGCATAGCCAGACCACGTCGACGCCAAGATGATTTAAATAATCGAGTTTCGAAATAATCCCTTGCAGATCACCAATGCCATCCCCGTTGCTGTCTTTGAAGCTGCGGGGGTAGATTTGATACACTACGCTTTCTTTCCACCATTTCTTTTCCAAGGTTATAATCTCCTGTCTCTGTATAGATCTAGCTGTTTTATTTAATAGACCCTGATGTTAGTCCGCTGATAATCCATTTTTGCGCGAACAAGTAGACGATGAGCATCGGGGTTAATGCGAGCAGATATGAAGCAAACGCTAAGTTGAAATCTGTGCTGAACTGCCCCTGGAACACATATTGTACAAGCGGAAGTGTGTAGGAATCCTGATCGCCGAGTAGAACCAGCGGTAACATAAAGTCATTCCAAGTGGACAGACAAGATAGGATACCGATCGTTGCACTGACAGGAGCAAGGAGTGGGAAAATAATCTTCCAGAATGTTCCGAATGTCGATGCACCGTCTACTGTTGCTGCTTCTTCCAGTTCGTACGGAATGGAACGGATATAACCGGTGTATACAAATACGTTAAAGGCCAGACCATAAACAACGTATAGAATAATAATCCCTACAATGTTGTTCATGTGCAGGTCCGTAGTCACTTTGACCACAGGCAGCATAATAATCTGGAAAGGGATAAACATAGCGCTAATAAAATAGAAGTAAAGTACTTTAAAAAATCTTCGTTTCATATTACGTGCAATAGCATAGGCTACCATGGAGTTGGTAAGCAATATGAACACAACTGTTGTAATGGTAATTACGGTACTATTTCCTAATGCATTGAAGAAATTCGTTGCCTTAATGGCATTGGAGAAGTTCTCAAAATGCAGGCCGGTTGGCAGCGAGAATATAGATTGAGCCATTTCCTCGGGATTCTTGAGTGCGATGGCAATGGTCATGTAAAGCGGAAACAGGATCAGTAGTGAGCCTAGGGCGATAAGAATCGTTACTGGCCAATTGGTTGATTTTTTGATCATAAGTCCATCTCCCGTTTCTGCAGAAATTTAAGCTGAAGGGCGGAGATAACGACAATCACGATAAAATAAATTACGGCGTTCGCCGATTGATAGGCAAATTCTCCGCCTTGGAAGCCGCCTGTGTAGATTAAGTGGGCAATAGATTGTGTTGAACGACCTGGACCCCCGCCTGTCAAAGCGACGATTTGGTCAAATACCATCAGACCGCCCTTCATCGCGAGCACCATATTGATGGTGAAGAAGGAAGCAAGCATTGGGAACGTAATGCTCCAGAATTCTCTCCAGCGGCTAGCACCATCCAGATTGGAAGCTTCGTAAAGATCGTGAGGAATGGTTTGAAGACCCGCCAAATAGAGAATTGTGTTATAAGCAATCCCTTGCCAAACGGCTACAATGACGATACCGATCCAAGCCCAATCCGAGTTACCGAGAATGTTCTGTGATAAGAATTCGCTGCCGAGTTTCGCACCCCAAATAGGGAAAACATTAGCGAATAAGTAGTTAAAAATAAAGCCGACAATCAATACGCTGAGGATATTCGGCAAGAAATATACGCCACGGAAAAAGTTTTTGGCTTTAATTTTGGCGTTAAGTCCAAGCGCAATCAACAAGCTGATGATGTTGATAAGAATTGTGGTTAGAATGGCATATTTAAAAGTGAACACATATGAATTCAACACATTTTCGTCTTGAAAAATGTTAATGAAGTTCTTAAATCCTACGTAATCAAAGCTGTCACTAAAGCCGTCCCAGTTTGTGAACGAATAATATATACCCTGAATTGCAGGAAAGGTATGGAAGGCAAAGAAAAGAAGTAATGCCGGTATAGTCATCAGATAAAAGGCGACTCGGCGTTTGGCCATCATGTAATCCTCCTCATTGTAAAAGCGAAAGAGAAGTGGGGAAGCCCCGTTCTCTTTCGCGGTTCATGTTTGTCTGATCTAGTTATTTCCGGTTAGCTACTTTATCCCATTCCTTATCAAGCTGATCTAGGTAAGCTTTAATATCTTTCTTTTGTAAGAAGGATTGGTTGATGGTATCCACTTTCATTGCACTTGGGATGTAGTGGTCAGCAAAGTCAGCCAAGTTACCTGCGGTAAACGCTTCTTTGAAGCCGTCCATCGTTGGATCATCTTGTGTTACACCTTGTACAGCTGGGAATGCTTTTTGCTCATTGATGTATAGGCTAACATTCTCAGGTTGAAGCAGGAAGTCTACGAATTTCTTTGCTTCTTCTTTATGTTTAGTGTTCTTGGAAATCGTCAGCAACGTATCTACGCCAGAAATGACCTTGTTAGCGGCAGCATCATTTGTTGCTGGGAATGGGAATACGCCAAGTTCAATGGATGGATTGGCTTTCACGATTTCCGGGATCGCCCATACCCCTTGCAGGTACATTGCGGATTCACCTTTAGCGAATGCTGTGTTTCCGTCATTGTAACCTTTACCAAAAATATCTTTTTGTCCGAATTCGGTCAGCTTCAGCAGCTTTTCAGCAACCTCGGTATAGCTGTCTGCGAAGGTTACAGTACCAGCCGTACGCTCCTTGAAGAAATCATTTCCTTTAATGATCGTCGCAAGGGAGTTGAACGGTGTAAGTGTTGTCCATGAATCCTTCAGTGTCAGGTAGAAAGCATTCTGACCGTTATCTTTGAATTTTTGAGCGACAGCCATGAACTCATCCCAAGTAGTTGGAACAGTCACACCGGCTTCAGCGAACATCGCTTTATTGTAAATGACACCACTTGCGTTTGAAGAGAATGGAAGACCATTTAGTTCCTCCGAACCCGTCAGGTCTTTTAGCATTTGGAGATATGCTGGCTGGATATTCTCAGCGAGTGGATCACCTGTGAAATCTTCAAAAAGACCGCTGCCAGATAACGTCTTGTAGGTGTCAGTTGCTCCGATCCCTACCACGTCAGGGATATCTTTCTTAGCTGCACGAGTTTTCAATACCGTTTCAGCATCTGGCGGGTTAACCTGTGTAACGACAATGTTTGGATTGGCTTCATTGAATTTCGCAACCAGTTTGTCGAAAGTGGCTTTGGCTTCGGTTTTATTTTGGAAAAACTCGATTTTCACCTTTTCACCGGAGGAGGCATTTCCACCACTATTTGTGTTGTTGCCAGTCGCATTGTTGCTATTATTCGTACCACATGCACTAAGCACGGACATGGCCACTAAGCTAACCACTACGGGTTTGATTGTTTTTTTCATGATAAATCCTCCTAATAATTTGTTGGTATTATGAACATGTAAGAGATTAAACATGTACGTAAATGAAAACTAATTGATATTCTGCTACTTTAAGGCTGCTGATATGCATGAACCGATAAAGAGTAAACGTTTACGTAAAAGGGGTAAAAAGACTCAGGTAAGTGACCTTACCGTTTGTCTTTCCACGATGGAGTGATCGACAATTTTGCTTTCTACAGTCTCACCTGTTTCAATCATATGAATAAGTTTCTCTACGGCGATCTTACCAATATCGTACAGCGGTTGACGAACTGTAGTTAACGGAGGAATGATCATTTTCGCCATTCCAAGATCGTCATAACCCATAATGGATATATCCTCGGGAACACTTAAACCATATTTGATGACAGTGGAGAGGGCACCTATCGCCATTTCATCACTAGCGGCAAAGACAGCGGTGACATCAGGGGCTTGCTCCAAGAGCGTTTCCATTGCAATGCTCCCGCTTTCATACAGAAAGTCTCCAAAGGTGAGATACCGATTGTCGAAAGGGATTCCATTCGCTTCAAGCGCTTTACGATATCCCTCGGCTCTGGGTGCACCAGCGATAGCATCGCTTGGATTTCCGCTGATCATGGCGATTTTGCTATGACCTTTGGATATTAAGTAGAGAGTAGCATCATAAGCAGCTTGAAAATCGTCTACTTTCACGTATGGCACACTGGCAAACTCCGTTTGGGAAGAAACCAACACTACTGGGATCTTCATCGTTTCTAGCACATCATAATACTCTTTCTTCAAGACCTCACTAGCGTAAATAATGCCATCGACTTGCTTCTCCCTTAGGAGTTGTAAGTACTTTAACGTTCGTTTACCATCCTGGTCGGTATTACAGACCATTACACTGTAATTGCGGTCATTGGCCAATTCCTCAATGCCTTTAAGCAGATCGGAGGAGAAAGCTCCAGATACACTCGGAAACATTACACCTATGGTCTGCGTACGCTTATTGATAAGGCCACGAGCAATTGCGTTAGGTTGATAGCCAAGTTCTTTAATAGCCTCATTTACCTTTTGTTTCGTCTTGTCGGAGTACCCACTTAAGTTGTTTAGCACGCGAGAGACTGTCGCAATGGAAACGTTCGCTTTTTGTGCAACATCTTTAATTGTTGGGTTCATTTCATACGTGCTCCTTAAATTACGGTTAGCCTTAGATTAAACGTTTACGCTTTGAAAAATGAAAGAAGGTAAAGTGAATTACGTAAACGCTTACCCTGAATATAAATCCTGGCAGGTATACTTGTCAACTCCACTTAAAAAATTTGTGGACCCTAAGAACTATGAAAGAGAATTAATTTTTAATAGAATGAAACCGATTTAATTACCAATAATTTCTTTTAAAACGAAGATAGAGTGCTGAAATGCAGTAAAAGCATGATATTAAGGACCGTGTACATCTAGAATTGACAAAAGAATATTAGAGGGCTACCATTTAGAGAGTAAACGCTTACGTAAAAATCGAATTTGCATGTTCAACTTGTGTTTAAATGTTCGATCGGATAAGGAGCTGCACACATGAATATTTATCTCGAAATTCCGGATGTGGATAAGCACTTTCCCTTTAGAAGTTTACTTTGTGGAGGGGATACACTGTGCTATCCGCATTGGCATAAAGAAATTGAAATTATCTATGTAACTAAAGGAAGTCTAAATCTGGGAATTAACGATACCCCTATTCACATGGAGCAGGGTGAGGTTCAGTTCATCAATGGTGGGGATGTGCATTATTTTCTTGCCTCACCTGAGAGCGAACGGGTTGTGATCCAATTTGATCTTAACTTGTTTCAGGAAGTCGCAGCTTTGAGCGGAAATGACTATTCGCTTCGTGAGGTTTTTACGCTTATGGAGCATTCTAGTTCAAAATGGCCTGAGGGAACCGCCGAGAAGATCAAAGAGCTCATTGAGAGTATATACGAGGAAGACGTACAGCGGAGAGAGGGGTACGCCTACTTAATCAAAGCTAGATTGTTTGAACTACTGACCGTTATTTTGCGGGAGGTTCCGAAGAGTACAATCAATAAACAGCCTAAGTTCTCGGAAGATACACTGAATCAGTCCAGAGAGACGCTGGAGCGATTAGAGCGGATTTTTATTTATGTGGAGCAGCACTATCAGGAGGCCATTACACTTAACGAGGTTGCTAATTATATGGGCTTTAGTTCTTATTATTTTACCAAGCTATTTAAGAAGAATACCGGCATGACCTTTATAGCCTTCTTAAATGAATATCGGCTTAACAAAGCCAAATGGATATTGATCAATGATGATTTACCGATGTCTGCAGTGGCGGAAGCCGCCGGGTTTGGAAGCGTAAAGACCTTCCATCATTTTTTTAAGGAAGCAACGGGGATATCCCCACTTAAATACCATAAGACAATATTCGGGAATAAAAGAGCAAGAATGCAGGAAGAAAGCAGGTCCCGGGCTTTGTATGATAGAGATATCAAAACAGGAACAAGTGGAGGTTAGAATATAAATGACATTAACAGTAGGAATTATCGGCTGCGGAGGCATTGCGAACGGCAAACATATGCCAGCGTTAAAAAAAGTAGAAGGTGCGCGAATGGTTGCTTTTTGCGATATCGTTCCTGAGCGTGCGGAGAAGGCAAAAGCGGAGTTTGGGGATGAGAATTCTGCGGTTTACACAGATTATAAAGAACTGCTTAAAGATGCAAGTATAGATGTGATTCATGTATGTACACCGAATATTTCTCATGCTGAGATTTCCATTGCGGCTATGGAGGCAGGTAAGCATGTAATGTGCGAGAAGCCGATGGCTAAGACTACAGCAGAAGCGCAAGCCATGATCGATGCCTCAGAGCGAACTGGGAAAAAGCTAACTATCGGTTATCAGAACCGGTTCAGACCAGATTCAGCTTATCTGCATACGGTATGCGAGAATAATGGTCTTGGAGAGATTTATTATGCTAAAGCTAAGGCGATCCGTCGTCGCGCTGTTCCAACATGGGGCGTGTTTTTAGATGAGGAAGCACAAGGCGGAGGTCCATTGATTGATATCGGTACGCATGCCCTCGATTTGACACTTTGGATGATGGATAACTACAAACCTAAATATGTTGTGGGTAACGCTTATCATAAGCTGTCCGGTCGTAAAAACGCTGCGAATGCTTGGGGTCCGTGGGATCCTGAGAAATTTACAGTTGAGGATTCCGCGATTGGATTCATTACGATGGAGAATGGCGCTAGCATTGTTCTCGAAGCCAGCTGGGCGCTGAATACCCTCGATGTTGGTGAAGCCAAGACGGTGCTTTGCGGTACTGAAGGTGGAGCGGATATGGAGAACGGTCTGCGTATTAACGGAGAAGAATACGGCAAGACATTCGAGAAGCATATTAGCCTAGAAGCTGGTGGCGTTGACTTTTATGATGGCGCAGGAGATGATCCTGCGGTGACGGAGGCTACTCAGTGGATCGACAGCATCGTCAATGACACCGAGCCTGTAGTGAAGCCAGAGCAGGCGCTCGTTGTTACCCGCATCTTAGAGGCTATTTATAAATCCTCTGAGACTGGCATGCCTGTATTTTTTGACTAATTTGAATAATCAATAAAGATTAACGACATAGATAACTATGAACTAGGAGTGTGTCCAAAGTGACCAGAGTAACGGTATGGAATGAATTCCGCCATGAACGGCAGGAAGAGAGAATTCTCAAGGTCTATCCGCAAGGGATTCACGGACAATTGGCAAGCTTCCTTCAGGAAGCCGGATTGGACGCTCAGACAGCTACGCTGGATGAACCGGAGCACGGACTGACACAAGAAGTGCTGGATAACACGGATGTACTGATTTGGTGGGGGCATGTCGCCCATCAAGAAGTTAGTGATGAGATTGTAAACCGTGTTCACCAAAGAGTGCTGCAAGGTATGGGGCTAGTGGTGCTTCATTCGGGTCATATGTCCAAAATATTCATGAAGTTGATGGGCACCAGCTGCGATCTAAAGTGGCGTGAAGCAGGGGAGAAAGAGCGTCTTTGGGTCATGGACCCAAGTCACCCGATTGCTGAGGGTATTGGCGAATATATCGATTTGGAGCAAGAGGAAATGTACGGAGCACATTTTGATGTTCCAGCACCAGAGAGTCTTATTTTTGTCGGCTGGTTTGAAGGCGGCAATGTGTTCCCAAGCGGATCGACCTATCGCCGTGGGAACGGGAAGATCTTTTATTTCCAACCCGGTCATGAATCTTATCCAACCTATTACAACAAAGAAATCCAAAGAGTCATCATCAATGGCGTGAACTGGTGTGCACCAACGAAGCGTGATTATCCAGTTTACGGACATTCTGAAGCTTTGGAGCCAATCAAAGAAAAGGTGGTATTATAAATGAAATTAGGCGTATTTGATCCTGTATTTGGAAGTTTAACTCTCGATGAGATGCTTGATAAAATCGCTGCTGCTGGTTTGAATGCGGTAGAGATCGGTTCAGGAGGCAATCCCGGAAATGCTCACTGTCCAACAGATGAGCTGCTTGCCAGCGAATCAGCACGTAAGGAATATCTGGAGAAGTTCACGAAACGTGGCATTATGATCAGTGCTTTCAGTTGCCATAATAACCCGATTTCGCCGGATAAAGAAGAGGCTCGTGAAGGCGACGAAATTTTGCGTAAGTCGATCAAGCTAGCTTCACTAATGGGCGTTAAGGTAGTGAACACTTTCTCGGGAACCGCCGGAGACAGCGACGAGGCAAAAGCGCCGAACTGGCCAGTTACCCCTTGGCCTACCGTGTACAGCGACATCAAAACCTGGCAGTGGGAGCATAAACTGATCCCTTACTGGAAGGAAATCGGTAAGCTGGCAGAGGAGCATGGTGTTAAGATCGGTATTGAGCTTCATGGTGGATTCCTCTGCCATACTCCTTACACGATTCTGAAGCTTAGAGAAGCAACCTGTGATGCGATCGGCGCGAATCTAGACCCGAGCCATCTGTGGTGGCAAGGCATCGATCCTGTAGGCGCGATCAAGATTCTTGGTAAAGCTGGCGCGATCCATCATTTCCATGCCAAGGATACGTACCTGGATCAGGACAATATTAATATGTATGGTCTGACGGATATGCAGCCTTACGGCGATGTACAGACCCGCGCATGGACCTTCCGTTCCGTTGGCTGTGGACACAGTATATCTGAATGGTCAGATATCATGAGTGCGCTGCGTACTTATGGCTATGATTATGTGGTCAGCATCGAGCATGAAGACCCACTGATGACAGTAGACGAAGGCTTCCATCGTGCAGTAACCAATTTGCAATCCATTCTTATTCGCGATCAACCACAAGGTATGTGGTGGGCGTAAGGATAGTTTAAGAACGAAAGGTCTTGATTCTCTAGTTTCTGTAGAGGATCAAGGCCTTTTTTTTTTGCGTGTTTATGTGGATATGGATAAGAGTAATTTTCTACGTTCCATAGGAAAGAATAGCAAGGAGAAGGTTCTGAGATGAATGAAGGAGAGACAACAATGCTACTAGAGGTTATTGCTACAACATTAAGTGATGCAGTGCTGGCCGAGCAATACGGTGCTGACCGGATTGAATTGATCACTGGGATCAGTGAAGGAGGATTGACGCCCAGTCTGGGGCTAATAGAAAAAGTACGCGACAGCGTTTCGATCCCGGTTAGAGTAATGGTTAGACCTCACGCCAGGTCTTTCTATTATGATAAGGATGATATAGAAACCATGGCGCGGGATATTCAGCATATTGCATCTATCGGTGGATTAGCTATCGTAATGGGCATGCTGGGCCAGGAGGGGTCCATTGATGAGGAGTCCCTTCAGAGGCTGCTTCATGTTGCAAAAGATCTAG
This Paenibacillus sp. FSL R5-0345 DNA region includes the following protein-coding sequences:
- a CDS encoding glycoside hydrolase family 13 protein; this encodes MEKKWWKESVVYQIYPRSFKDSNGDGIGDLQGIISKLDYLNHLGVDVVWLCPVYQSPNDDNGYDISNYQSIMDDFGTLSDWEELLAGLHSRGMKLIMDLVVNHSSDEHAWFVESRKSQDNPYRDYYIWRPGKDGQPPNDWGSFFSGSAWEYDEKSEEYYLHLFSRKQPDLNWENPKLRKEIYDMMTWWLDKGIDGFRMDVINLISKVPELPSVSGESNGEQPTYHFGGDYFVNGPRVHEYMQEMNREVLSKYDIMTVGEAVNVTPEEASLYVSEDRNELNMVFHFELMDVDSGPGGKWNVQPWKLADIKSIISKWQVALDGKGWNSLYMNNHDQPRMLSRFGDDKLFPKESGKMLATLLHTLQGTPYIYQGEEIGMTNVQFASIDDYKDIEIVNMYKEYLAAGHSEEKIMNSIYIKGRDNGRTPMQWNSEPQAGFTTGNPWLAVNPNYKDINVEKALADPDSIFHYYKKLIELRKQHEIIVYGNYTILAEENEQVYAYLRTLGEEQLLVVLNFFGEPTTFELPSTVKFQAKELLIANYEINPEEELNTIQLRPYEARVYKLK
- a CDS encoding carbohydrate ABC transporter permease, producing MIKKSTNWPVTILIALGSLLILFPLYMTIAIALKNPEEMAQSIFSLPTGLHFENFSNAIKATNFFNALGNSTVITITTVVFILLTNSMVAYAIARNMKRRFFKVLYFYFISAMFIPFQIIMLPVVKVTTDLHMNNIVGIIILYVVYGLAFNVFVYTGYIRSIPYELEEAATVDGASTFGTFWKIIFPLLAPVSATIGILSCLSTWNDFMLPLVLLGDQDSYTLPLVQYVFQGQFSTDFNLAFASYLLALTPMLIVYLFAQKWIISGLTSGSIK
- a CDS encoding carbohydrate ABC transporter permease — protein: MAKRRVAFYLMTIPALLLFFAFHTFPAIQGIYYSFTNWDGFSDSFDYVGFKNFINIFQDENVLNSYVFTFKYAILTTILINIISLLIALGLNAKIKAKNFFRGVYFLPNILSVLIVGFIFNYLFANVFPIWGAKLGSEFLSQNILGNSDWAWIGIVIVAVWQGIAYNTILYLAGLQTIPHDLYEASNLDGASRWREFWSITFPMLASFFTINMVLAMKGGLMVFDQIVALTGGGPGRSTQSIAHLIYTGGFQGGEFAYQSANAVIYFIVIVVISALQLKFLQKREMDL
- a CDS encoding ABC transporter substrate-binding protein, translated to MKKTIKPVVVSLVAMSVLSACGTNNSNNATGNNTNSGGNASSGEKVKIEFFQNKTEAKATFDKLVAKFNEANPNIVVTQVNPPDAETVLKTRAAKKDIPDVVGIGATDTYKTLSGSGLFEDFTGDPLAENIQPAYLQMLKDLTGSEELNGLPFSSNASGVIYNKAMFAEAGVTVPTTWDEFMAVAQKFKDNGQNAFYLTLKDSWTTLTPFNSLATIIKGNDFFKERTAGTVTFADSYTEVAEKLLKLTEFGQKDIFGKGYNDGNTAFAKGESAMYLQGVWAIPEIVKANPSIELGVFPFPATNDAAANKVISGVDTLLTISKNTKHKEEAKKFVDFLLQPENVSLYINEQKAFPAVQGVTQDDPTMDGFKEAFTAGNLADFADHYIPSAMKVDTINQSFLQKKDIKAYLDQLDKEWDKVANRK
- a CDS encoding LacI family DNA-binding transcriptional regulator, whose translation is MNPTIKDVAQKANVSIATVSRVLNNLSGYSDKTKQKVNEAIKELGYQPNAIARGLINKRTQTIGVMFPSVSGAFSSDLLKGIEELANDRNYSVMVCNTDQDGKRTLKYLQLLREKQVDGIIYASEVLKKEYYDVLETMKIPVVLVSSQTEFASVPYVKVDDFQAAYDATLYLISKGHSKIAMISGNPSDAIAGAPRAEGYRKALEANGIPFDNRYLTFGDFLYESGSIAMETLLEQAPDVTAVFAASDEMAIGALSTVIKYGLSVPEDISIMGYDDLGMAKMIIPPLTTVRQPLYDIGKIAVEKLIHMIETGETVESKIVDHSIVERQTVRSLT
- a CDS encoding AraC family transcriptional regulator, which encodes MNIYLEIPDVDKHFPFRSLLCGGDTLCYPHWHKEIEIIYVTKGSLNLGINDTPIHMEQGEVQFINGGDVHYFLASPESERVVIQFDLNLFQEVAALSGNDYSLREVFTLMEHSSSKWPEGTAEKIKELIESIYEEDVQRREGYAYLIKARLFELLTVILREVPKSTINKQPKFSEDTLNQSRETLERLERIFIYVEQHYQEAITLNEVANYMGFSSYYFTKLFKKNTGMTFIAFLNEYRLNKAKWILINDDLPMSAVAEAAGFGSVKTFHHFFKEATGISPLKYHKTIFGNKRARMQEESRSRALYDRDIKTGTSGG
- a CDS encoding Gfo/Idh/MocA family protein, which produces MTLTVGIIGCGGIANGKHMPALKKVEGARMVAFCDIVPERAEKAKAEFGDENSAVYTDYKELLKDASIDVIHVCTPNISHAEISIAAMEAGKHVMCEKPMAKTTAEAQAMIDASERTGKKLTIGYQNRFRPDSAYLHTVCENNGLGEIYYAKAKAIRRRAVPTWGVFLDEEAQGGGPLIDIGTHALDLTLWMMDNYKPKYVVGNAYHKLSGRKNAANAWGPWDPEKFTVEDSAIGFITMENGASIVLEASWALNTLDVGEAKTVLCGTEGGADMENGLRINGEEYGKTFEKHISLEAGGVDFYDGAGDDPAVTEATQWIDSIVNDTEPVVKPEQALVVTRILEAIYKSSETGMPVFFD